In Rhodospirillales bacterium, the genomic window GTGTCGCCTGGGCGAGCTACATGGGCCACAAACTGGCCCACAAGGTTCTGGGCAACCCGGAAGGCGCGACCGCGTTCGACAATGCCAGGTTCCCGACCCGTCCGTTCTATACGGGTGATCCCTGGTTCCTCGGTGCGGCCGTGGCCTGCTACCGCGCCATGGACAAGTGGGGGAACTAGGAGTCGAGCGGTGCCAGCGTTTCGACGTGCTCGCGGGCGATGGTGTGGATCAGGCGAAGTCCTATACGCTCGGAATCGTGGGCGTGGCGCAGCCAGAGTCCGTACATCAGCGCAATCAGAGTATGGGCGGCGTGATCGACCTGGTCCGGGGCCATGACATCGGCGAGCACCGGCTGAAGCAAGTCGAACAGCGCACGGTCGAACGCCCTGTGAATGCGCGCGAACCCGTCATGCTCAGGCACTTGAGCATAAAAGCTGAGCCACGCACTGATCGCTTCGGGTGAACGCTGGCCGGGGGCGAAGTTCCCGGCGGTGAAGCCGATCAGCTTGTCCCGCGCCGTCGTGCCGGCAGCCATGCCAGACTCGATATCGGAGAGCGTCTGGTCGACCAGCATCTGCATGGTTGCTTCCAGAAGGTCGGTCTTGCCGTCGAAATAGTGGTTGACCAACCCGACCGAGAGGCCCGCGCGGCGGCTGATCCGCGCCACCGTCGCGTCCTGGAACCCGTCCTGATGGATCGACGCGATGGTCGCATCGATCAGCTGCTGCCGACGGACCGGCTCTATACCGAGTTTCGGCATGGAACCCGATCAGGCAGCCAGGCCGAGGTCGCGCTTCTTCCTGACTGCCCAGGCCTGGATGATGCGGTCGGCGATCATCGCCATCAGAGCCATCGAACCGCCGGCGATCACACCCTGTCCGAAACGCGCGTTGGTGAGGGCGTCATAGACCCACTGGCCCAGCCCCCTGGTGCCCACGAGTGCGGCGATCACCAGCATGGCCAGCGCAAACATCACGACCTGGTTCAGGCCCAGCATGATCTCCGGAATGGCGAGCGGCAGCTTGACCTTCCACAGCACCTGTCGCTCCGTGCAGCCCATCATCTGCGCCGCTTCGACCGCGACGGGATCGACCTGGCGCAGGCCGTGTTCGGTGTAACGGATGGCCGGCACGATCGCGTACATGATGATCGCGAGCAGCGCCGAGAAGTCGCCGACCAGGAACACCATGATGACGGGGATGAGGAAGACGAAGAGCGGCATCGTCTGCAGCGTATCGTTGATCGGCCTCAGGATCGCCGAGACACGGTCGTTCTGCGCCGCCCAGATGCCGATCGAACAACCGATCGCGAAGCACAGCAGCACCGACGTCGCGGTCAGGTAGAACGACAGCATGGCTCGCGACCAGGCTCCTGTGGTCAGCATGAACAGCATGCCGCAGAAGGCGAACAGCGCGACCTTCCAGCCGCCGACCTGACAAGCGATCAGCGTGACCGCGGCGATGAACACCGGCCAGGGCGTACCGCTCGAACCGTAGTAGAACAGAGTTGAGATCAGCCCGACGATGACACCGGCGCGCCAGCCCTGCCAGCGCATCATCGCGGCACCGATTGCCACCACGATCCCGAGGTAGATGAGCGACGCCATGGTCGTCATGTCGAAGCCCCAGGTCGACGGGCGTGCGATCGTTTCAAGACCCCGGTTCATCGGCAGCATGAAGTAGAACAGCGTCCACGTCTTGATGGCGTCGGTGACGTCGAAGAAGTTTACCGTGATCCAGGCGACGAAGTCGTTCAGCGTCTCGGCGGGGTAGAAGATCCAGGTCTCGGGATACTCCTCGAACGCCGGGAAGATCGCAGCAAGGATCAGGCCGATACCCGTCGCCATGACCATGGCCGTCATATACGGGTGCCGCTGCAGAACGTTGCCGCCGCGCGAAAGATGAATATCGCCGGTGCGCTCTGCGAAGCCGCGGCTGATGCGGTCCATCATCATCGCCAGCAACACGATCACCAGGCCGGCAAGCAGGCTCTGGCCGGTCTGGGCCTTGCGCATGGTCGAGAGCACCTCCCAGCCGATGTCGGCGAAGCCGCCGATAATGGCTGCGATTATGACCATGGAAAGAGCGGCCATGATGGTCTGGTTCACACCGATCATGATGGTGTGCGTCGCCGCGGGGATACGCACGAGGAACAGAAGCTGGAAGCCGTTGCAACCCGACATCTGGCCACTTTCGATGACGTTGTCGGGAACACGCCCGAGTCCCAGCATCACGTTTCTGACCATCGGGGGGCTGGCGTAAATCGCAGAGGCCACCATGCCGACGACGGGGCCAATGCCGAACAGGATGAGGATCGGCACGAGATAGGCGAACGTCGGCACCGTCTGCATGACATCGAGCATGGGTTCGATGATCCGGCGCGCCCCGCGGAACTGGAACCCGAGGAGGCCGAGGGTGAGACCCAAAGCCAGGGACAGCGGAACCGACATGCCGACCAGCGCAAGCGTTGACATACTCTCGTCCCAATAGCCCACGATCACCATGTAGAGCATGGCCGCGACACAGAAGGCCGCGAGACGCCAACCTTTCGCGGCGTACGCGATGACGGCAACGATACCGATCGTCGCAGGCCAGGGCAGCCAGTGCAGGACTTCGAGCAGGCCCTCCATGGGGTATTCGAGGATGTCGGATATGAAGCGGAAAATCGGCTTGAAGTGCAGCGTGAACCTGTCCATCGCCGCTTCGAGCAGATCGCTGATAGCCAGGAACTCTCCCCCGATCGTCAGGCCGAACAACCACTCGTCGGGATAGTTGACGAGCCAGTCCTTCTGATTGAACAGAAAGCCCTCGACATCACGATAGTACAGGCAGAGGGCGGCAAAGCCGGCGAAGATCAGCCAACTGATCAGTTGCGGCGAGACCCGTTCGGTGAACGCACCGCTGAACGGCGACCGGGCCCGGTCCCGGGTCGCAACAGTCATGAAGCGGCTCCCTCGTCGGTTTCGGTGGCAAGCACCGAGAGAACAGCCTGGGGCGTAACCTGGCCAATCACGTTACCGCCATCGTTCTTCACGGCGATCGCGTTGAGGCCCTCGCCGAAGCGCGGCATGAGATGCTCCAGCGTCATGCCCGGCTCAACGGCCCCGGCGGCCCCGGCGGCCTCAAGCCCGTTCTCGGCAGGCCCCATGATGTCGCCGGCCGTGATCACCTTCACGCGCGGGACGTCCTGGGTGAACTCCTCGACGTAGTCGTCGGCCGGTTGCATGACGACCTCGGCCGGCGTGCCGATCTGCACGATCTGACCGTCCTTCATGATGGCGATGCGGTCGGCGAGCCGGAGCGCCTCAAGGAAGTCATGGGTGATGAAGACGATGGTCTTGTGCAGCATCTGCTGCAGCCGCATGAACTCATCCTGCATCTGCCGTCGAATCAGGGGATCGAGCGCGGAGAACGGTTCATCCAGGAACCACAGCTCCGGCTCCACCGCGAGGCTGCGCGCGATACCGACGCGCTGCTGCTGGCCACCGGAA contains:
- a CDS encoding ABC transporter permease subunit — encoded protein: MTVATRDRARSPFSGAFTERVSPQLISWLIFAGFAALCLYYRDVEGFLFNQKDWLVNYPDEWLFGLTIGGEFLAISDLLEAAMDRFTLHFKPIFRFISDILEYPMEGLLEVLHWLPWPATIGIVAVIAYAAKGWRLAAFCVAAMLYMVIVGYWDESMSTLALVGMSVPLSLALGLTLGLLGFQFRGARRIIEPMLDVMQTVPTFAYLVPILILFGIGPVVGMVASAIYASPPMVRNVMLGLGRVPDNVIESGQMSGCNGFQLLFLVRIPAATHTIMIGVNQTIMAALSMVIIAAIIGGFADIGWEVLSTMRKAQTGQSLLAGLVIVLLAMMMDRISRGFAERTGDIHLSRGGNVLQRHPYMTAMVMATGIGLILAAIFPAFEEYPETWIFYPAETLNDFVAWITVNFFDVTDAIKTWTLFYFMLPMNRGLETIARPSTWGFDMTTMASLIYLGIVVAIGAAMMRWQGWRAGVIVGLISTLFYYGSSGTPWPVFIAAVTLIACQVGGWKVALFAFCGMLFMLTTGAWSRAMLSFYLTATSVLLCFAIGCSIGIWAAQNDRVSAILRPINDTLQTMPLFVFLIPVIMVFLVGDFSALLAIIMYAIVPAIRYTEHGLRQVDPVAVEAAQMMGCTERQVLWKVKLPLAIPEIMLGLNQVVMFALAMLVIAALVGTRGLGQWVYDALTNARFGQGVIAGGSMALMAMIADRIIQAWAVRKKRDLGLAA
- the betI gene encoding transcriptional regulator BetI; amino-acid sequence: MPKLGIEPVRRQQLIDATIASIHQDGFQDATVARISRRAGLSVGLVNHYFDGKTDLLEATMQMLVDQTLSDIESGMAAGTTARDKLIGFTAGNFAPGQRSPEAISAWLSFYAQVPEHDGFARIHRAFDRALFDLLQPVLADVMAPDQVDHAAHTLIALMYGLWLRHAHDSERIGLRLIHTIAREHVETLAPLDS
- a CDS encoding betaine/proline/choline family ABC transporter ATP-binding protein (Members of the family are the ATP-binding subunit of ABC transporters for substrates such as betaine, L-proline or other amino acids, choline, carnitine, etc. The substrate specificity is best determined from the substrate-binding subunit, rather than this subunit, as it interacts with the permease subunit and not with substrate directly.), producing the protein MAEASERDVKVTCRHVWKVYGPDADSFFSNGDGNVPDPRALVAKVRESGHIGAACDVSFDVHVGEIFIIMGLSGSGKSTIVRCLSRLVEPTAGEVILDGKDLLRVSKEQLIDIRRHKMGMVFQNFGLLPHLSVVENVAFPLQVQGVDKHTRVERAMEMIELVGLSGRETSYPRQLSGGQQQRVGIARSLAVEPELWFLDEPFSALDPLIRRQMQDEFMRLQQMLHKTIVFITHDFLEALRLADRIAIMKDGQIVQIGTPAEVVMQPADDYVEEFTQDVPRVKVITAGDIMGPAENGLEAAGAAGAVEPGMTLEHLMPRFGEGLNAIAVKNDGGNVIGQVTPQAVLSVLATETDEGAAS